A single Salmo trutta chromosome 14, fSalTru1.1, whole genome shotgun sequence DNA region contains:
- the LOC115147565 gene encoding ethanolamine-phosphate cytidylyltransferase: MIKNGHHTSNEQGIESGAKQGDLACSPEKRKCSVRVWCDGCYDMVHYGHSNQLRQAKAMGDYLIVGVHTDEEISKHKGPPVFTQAERYKMVQAIKWVDEIVEGAPYVTTLDTLDKYNSDFCVHGDDITLTVDGKDTYAEVKREGRYRECRRTQGVSTTDLVGRMLLMTKTHHSNIDNSDYQQHTDNFGKGPKGHSPWTGVSQFLQTSQKIIQFASGQEAQPGDTIIYVAGAFDLFHIGHVDFLETVYKQAERPYVIVGLHFDQEVNRYKGKNYPIMNIHERTLSVLACRYVSEVVIGAPYAVGKDLLDHFKVDLVCHGKTEVFPDRDTADPYAEPKKRGIFRTVDSGNGLTTDDIVQRIIKNRLQFEARNQKKEAKEIAVFEAMKRQAEGERAGDTAQAAQ; the protein is encoded by the exons ATGATCAAGAACGGTCACCACACATCGAATGAGCAGGGGATAGAGAGCGGTGCTAAGCAGGGAGACTTGGCTTGCAGCCCAGAGAAGAGGAAGTGCTCTGTCCGGGTGTGGTGTGATGGGTG tTATGACATGGTGCACTACGGCCACTCCAACCAGCTGAGACAGGCTAAGGCCATGGGAGATTACCTCATCGTTGGAGTACATACagatg aagAGATCTCGAAGCACAAGGGTCCTCCTGTCTTCACCCAGGCAGAGAG GTATAAGATGGTGCAGGCTATCAAGTGGGTGGATGAGATCGTAGAGGGTGCTCCCTATGTCaccacactggacacactggacaAATACAACAGTGACTTCTGCGTCCACGGAG ATGACATCACTCTGACGGTGGACGGTAAGGACACGTATGcggaggtgaagagagagggcCGGTACCGGGAGTGTAGACGCACCCAGGGGGTCTCCACCACAGACCTGGTGGGCCGCATGCTGCTCATGACTAAAACCCACCACAGTAACATT GACAACTCAGACTACCAACAGCACACAGACAACTTTGGGAAG GGTCCTAAGGGCCACAGTCCATGGACAGGAGTGTCCCAGTTCCTCCAGACTTCCCAGAAGATCATCCAGTTTGCCTCAGGACAGGAGGCCCAACCTGGGGACACCATCATCTACGTAGCCGGGGCCTTCGACCTCTTCC ACATTGGTCATGTTGACTTCCTGGAGACGGTCTACAAACAGGCTGAGAGGCCTTACGTCATTGTGGGACTGCACTTTGACCAG GAAGTGAATCGCTACAAAGGGAAGAACTACCCAATCATGAACATCCACGAGAGAACTCTGAGTGTCCTGGCCTGCAGG tatgTATCAGAGGTGGTGATTGGGGCTCCCTATGCTGTGGGTAAAGATCTGCTGGACCACTtcaag GTGGACCTGGTGTGTCATGGGAAGACAGAGGTGTTTCCTGACAGGGACACTGCAGACCCTTATGCT gagCCTAAGAAGAGAGGTATCTTCCGTACAGTAGACAGTGGTAACGGTTTGACCACCGATGACATCGTACAGAGAATCATCAAGAACCG GCTGCAGTTTGAGGCAAGGAACCAGAAGAAGGAGGCCAAGGAGATTGCGGTGTTTGAGGCGATGAAACGCCAGGCAGAGGGAGAGCGGGCCGGGGACACGGCCCAAGCAGCACAGTAA